Part of the Solibacillus isronensis genome, CTTCAATCGGTATGAATACGGAAATCGGAAAAATTGCTAAGCTGATCGACAATGCGAAAGAGAAAAAAACACCTTTGCAAATCAATCTTGATAAATTCGGAAAACGTCTTGCCATTGGAATTATCCTGATTTGTATCGTAATTTTTGCTTTGGATATTATTCGGGGGCGTGAGCTGATTGATTCCTTTATGTTTGCAGTTTCATTGGCGGTCGCGGCAATTCCTGAAGCGTTAAGTTCGATTGTAACGATTGTACTGGCAGTAGGGACTCAAAATATGGCAAAGGAAAATGCGATTATCCGTAAATTGCCGGCAGTAGAAAGTTTGGGAAGTGTTTCGATTATTTGTACAGACAAAACCGGGACGCTGACACAAAACAAAATGACGGTTCAGGAAGTTTATACGGGCGAGCAGTTCTTCTCCTCCAACGAGCTGGAGCCGACCAACCCGAGTCATAAAAAACTGCTTGATTTTGCGATTCTTTGCAATGATTCTATGATGCTAAGGGATAAAACAATAGGAGATCCAACAGAACTTGCACTTGTAAAGTTAGGACATGAATTTGAAATGAGTGAGCAACTGATACGCGGGCTTCATCCGCGTGTAGGAGAGATTCCTTTCGATTCCACTCGAAAATTGATGAGTACTGTTCACCGTATGGGGAACCGTAATGTCATGATTACTAAAGGGGCAGTGGACGAGCTTCTTCCCCGTATTAGTCGAGTCGATTCAAGCAGCAGTTCGATTATTACGAACGAGCAGCTAGAAAAGATTAATCAGGCGAATACCGCATTTTCGAATGCCGGATTACGGGTAATTGCCATTACGTATAAAGAAGTCTTTTCTTCTAATATAAGTAAAAAGGACGAGCAAGGCTTAACATTTGTCGGGCTAATCGCGATGATGGACCCTCCGCGCGATGAATCGGCACAGGCAGTTGCAGACTGTATGGATGCGGGCATTAAACCTGTCATGATTACAGGGGACCACAAAATTACGGCAATCGCGATCGCGAAACAGCTCGGTATATTAAAAAGTCCTGATGAAGCAATTGAAGGAAAGGACATTGAAAAGCTTTCGGATCGGGAATTGAAAAATAAGGTGGAAAGCTTCTCTGTCTATGCTCGTGTATCTCCAGAGCACAAAATCCGTATTGTAAAGGCTTGGCAAGAAAAAGGACATGTTGTCGCAATGACGGGGGACGGGGTAAATGACGCCCCGGCACTAAAACAGGCTGAAATTGGTGTGGCAATGGGGAAAACAGGAACTGAAGTGGCTAAAGATGCGTCAGCAATGATTTTAACCGACGATAATTTTTTAACAATCGTCAAATCGATTTCCAACGGACGAAGTATTTATGCCAATATAAAAAATGCGATTAAATTCCTGTTATCCGGAAATGCAGGGGCGATCTTCGTTGTTTTATATGCAACGCTTTTCGCATTACCGGCTCCGTTTCTGCCGATCCATCTATTGTTTATCAACTTATTGACGGATAGCCTGCCAGCGATTGCGATTGGATTAGAACCGCATAATAAGAAACTGATGAAGGAAAAACCGCGGAATATAAATGAGTCACTGTTAAATAAAAAATTCGTATCCCAAGTAGGATTTGAAGGAGTAATTATTGCGGCAGTCACAATCATCGCCTTTCAAGTAGGCTTATCGACAGGTGATACAGCAGTTGCGACAACAATGGCGTTTGCAACATTATGTTTATCAAGACTACTGCATGGGTTCAATTGCCGTTCGGAAGATTCCATTTTTAAAATCGGAATTTTCTCGAATTTGGCAGTTTGGATTGCCTTTTTACTCGGGTTTACAATATTGAATTTTGTCCTGATCAACGGGTTATTCGAGGTAGCCGATTTGGCGAGTAGCCAATATTTAATGATTTATGGATTATCGTTAGTGCCGTTAGTTATTATCCAGGTTCGTAAACTGTTTTTCGGATCTGCCAAGGCATAAATGTAATGAACAAAACAGTATATGGCAACTTTTTTAGCTGGTTAACATAAAAATAAAGTTAACAAGGTTATGGAAGGATGACATTATTAGCACGACAATTAAACATTTCTTCGGCCAGGCAATGACAGGGCAGGGCATTAAAAATATTTATAAAGAGCTGATGGATGAAGCGCAAGCTGTATATTTACTAAAAGGAGCGCACGGTTTCAGAGTTTCGGAGTTGCTGCAGAAAATCGGGTTGCACTACTATGAAAAAGGTGCACACATTGAGTTTTTCTATGATCCTTTATTTGAAAATACGGTCGAAGCAGTTTATATTCAAGCCCCTCATCGTATACTAATTGTTCAAGCGACAAACCCGTCAATAGAACCGGTACTGCCAGGGGTACGGGATCATGTCATTTCCCTTTATGACTGTTTGAATGAACAACACATTGCATTGAGTGAAAATTTGACTTCGGTAAACGAATCGAAACAAGCCTACTATGAGCAGTGCTTTGCCAAGCTTTCCAATGCTATTCACATTCATGATGACTGGGAAGTGGAAACGAGAAGGCAAATGGAATGGAGCGGGTTGGATCAGCAGTTTGCGGAGTTGACGAACGAACTGTTTGGCGAAACGAATCGGCAGAAATCCGGCCAGCTTACACATCGCTTACTCGGAACATTAACCCCAACAGGAGCGCAGGACACAGTACAAAGCATTACGCAAAACCTTGAAAAGAGATTATTTATTAAAGGGTATCCCGGAACAGGAAAATCTTCGATGATGAAGAAATTAGCAAATGAAGCGATAAGCAGAGGCTTTGATGTACAACTCGTTTGGTGCGGACTGGATTCCAATTCGATCGATATGGTCATTATACCTGAATTGAAATTCTGTATTTTTGACAGTACGGAGCCGCACGTGTATTTCCCTGATGG contains:
- a CDS encoding nucleotide kinase, with the protein product MTGQGIKNIYKELMDEAQAVYLLKGAHGFRVSELLQKIGLHYYEKGAHIEFFYDPLFENTVEAVYIQAPHRILIVQATNPSIEPVLPGVRDHVISLYDCLNEQHIALSENLTSVNESKQAYYEQCFAKLSNAIHIHDDWEVETRRQMEWSGLDQQFAELTNELFGETNRQKSGQLTHRLLGTLTPTGAQDTVQSITQNLEKRLFIKGYPGTGKSSMMKKLANEAISRGFDVQLVWCGLDSNSIDMVIIPELKFCIFDSTEPHVYFPDGNRPGDEIFDIAQHCHPTEVEEKNIEAIVEKYKATMADAKQFAAKYAEQERKVREAVDAAINLDEFNKRTALLFELFN
- a CDS encoding cation-translocating P-type ATPase, translated to MKVTEYYQASVQEVMKKLDVTQYGLTDYEVRGRQKKYGYNELKEGKQKNIFEVFFEQFQDFLVLILIVAAIVSIFLGDMDSSIVILIVIILNAILGTVQHARAEKSLNSLKEMAAPVSKVKRNGEIIEIPSRNVIVGDLLILEAGDSISADGRVVESHSLQINESSLTGESLAVDKVANTIVETELALGDRKNMVYSGSFVTNGRGAVAVTSIGMNTEIGKIAKLIDNAKEKKTPLQINLDKFGKRLAIGIILICIVIFALDIIRGRELIDSFMFAVSLAVAAIPEALSSIVTIVLAVGTQNMAKENAIIRKLPAVESLGSVSIICTDKTGTLTQNKMTVQEVYTGEQFFSSNELEPTNPSHKKLLDFAILCNDSMMLRDKTIGDPTELALVKLGHEFEMSEQLIRGLHPRVGEIPFDSTRKLMSTVHRMGNRNVMITKGAVDELLPRISRVDSSSSSIITNEQLEKINQANTAFSNAGLRVIAITYKEVFSSNISKKDEQGLTFVGLIAMMDPPRDESAQAVADCMDAGIKPVMITGDHKITAIAIAKQLGILKSPDEAIEGKDIEKLSDRELKNKVESFSVYARVSPEHKIRIVKAWQEKGHVVAMTGDGVNDAPALKQAEIGVAMGKTGTEVAKDASAMILTDDNFLTIVKSISNGRSIYANIKNAIKFLLSGNAGAIFVVLYATLFALPAPFLPIHLLFINLLTDSLPAIAIGLEPHNKKLMKEKPRNINESLLNKKFVSQVGFEGVIIAAVTIIAFQVGLSTGDTAVATTMAFATLCLSRLLHGFNCRSEDSIFKIGIFSNLAVWIAFLLGFTILNFVLINGLFEVADLASSQYLMIYGLSLVPLVIIQVRKLFFGSAKA